From a single Candidatus Methylomirabilota bacterium genomic region:
- a CDS encoding sigma-54 dependent transcriptional regulator: MDDDRDLCETLTDRLTALGFQVTIAGSGPEALRLVREEPPAIVLLDLVLPGLDGMAVLEAIRRDEPEVVVIVITAHGTIARAVEAMKKGAYDFVTKPFDPRHLEIVLGKALERQALRDANALLASEVADRYAAIVGDSPAMQAVLDVARRAAPTGTTVLLLGESGTGKEVLARAIHRWSLRAGRPFVVVNCVALSEELLESELFGHEKGAFTGAHQQKRGKLEVAHGGTVFLDEVGDIRPALQAKLLRVLQDQTFERVGGTRPIQVDLRFIAATNRDLTLAVRQGHFRLDLFYRLHVVSVTLPPLRERPGDVLPLAHHFLERYRREVKRELSGFRAEALACLRRYPWPGNVRELQNAIERAVVLAEGPEVALRDLPAEVREAGAAGGLVREARSFHAAIEEFKRGLIVSALRRTGGNRTRAARLLGLQRTYLARLIRDLGVAGGPGDPSADLPAGAPPDEVAPEPVGVGSD; encoded by the coding sequence GTGGACGACGATCGCGATCTCTGCGAGACCCTGACCGATCGGCTGACGGCGCTCGGCTTTCAGGTCACGATCGCCGGCAGCGGCCCCGAGGCGCTCCGGCTCGTCCGGGAGGAGCCTCCGGCCATCGTGCTGCTCGACCTCGTCCTGCCGGGGCTCGACGGGATGGCGGTGCTGGAGGCGATCCGCCGCGACGAGCCCGAGGTCGTCGTCATCGTGATCACCGCGCACGGGACGATCGCCCGCGCGGTGGAGGCGATGAAGAAGGGCGCCTACGACTTCGTCACCAAGCCGTTCGACCCGCGGCACCTCGAGATCGTCCTGGGCAAGGCGCTCGAGCGCCAGGCGCTCCGGGACGCCAACGCCCTGCTCGCCTCGGAGGTCGCCGACCGCTACGCGGCGATCGTGGGCGACAGCCCGGCCATGCAGGCGGTGCTCGACGTCGCCCGCCGGGCCGCCCCGACGGGGACGACGGTCTTGCTCCTCGGCGAGAGCGGGACCGGCAAGGAGGTCCTGGCCCGGGCGATCCACCGCTGGAGTCTGCGGGCGGGCCGGCCGTTCGTCGTCGTCAACTGCGTCGCCCTCTCCGAGGAGCTCCTCGAGTCCGAGCTCTTCGGCCACGAGAAGGGAGCCTTCACCGGCGCCCACCAGCAGAAGCGCGGCAAGCTCGAGGTGGCCCACGGCGGCACGGTGTTCCTGGACGAGGTCGGCGACATCCGGCCGGCGCTGCAGGCCAAGCTCCTGCGGGTGCTCCAGGATCAAACCTTCGAGCGGGTCGGGGGGACACGGCCGATCCAGGTGGACCTCCGCTTCATCGCGGCGACGAACCGGGACCTCACCCTGGCCGTGCGGCAGGGCCACTTCCGCCTGGATCTCTTTTACCGCCTGCACGTGGTGAGCGTGACGCTGCCCCCGCTGCGCGAGCGGCCGGGGGACGTCCTTCCCCTCGCGCACCACTTTCTCGAGCGCTACCGGCGCGAGGTCAAGCGCGAGCTGAGCGGGTTCCGGGCGGAGGCCCTGGCCTGCCTGCGACGGTATCCGTGGCCGGGTAACGTGCGGGAGCTGCAGAACGCCATCGAGCGCGCGGTGGTGCTCGCCGAGGGACCCGAGGTCGCGCTCCGGGACCTGCCGGCCGAGGTGCGCGAGGCCGGGGCAGCCGGCGGGCTCGTGCGCGAGGCGCGCTCGTTCCACGCGGCGATCGAGGAGTTCAAGCGCGGCCTCATCGTCTCCGCCTTGCGGCGGACCGGCGGGAACCGCACCCGGGCGGCCCGCCTGCTCGGGCTCCAGCGCACCTACCTGGCGCGGCTGATCCGCGACCTCGGGGTGGCCGGCGGGCCCGGTGATCCCTCGGCCGACTTGCCGGCCGGGGCGCCGCCGGACGAAGTCGCCCCCGAGCCGGTGGGCGTCGGGTCCGACTGA
- a CDS encoding response regulator, with product MTAGERASASRLVLVVDDEADLLEIVTDRLEGEGYRVLTARDGLEALERVRSARPACIILDLKMPRLGGFEALVEIRRQAPEAYVIVLTGSPNRPLAEACRARGADDFLLKPFDPGELLRLTAEAFRRD from the coding sequence ATGACCGCCGGCGAGCGCGCCTCCGCGAGCCGCCTCGTTCTCGTCGTGGACGACGAGGCCGACCTGCTCGAGATCGTGACCGATCGTCTGGAGGGCGAGGGCTACCGGGTCCTGACGGCCCGGGATGGACTCGAGGCGCTGGAGCGGGTGCGGAGCGCGCGCCCGGCCTGCATCATTCTCGACCTCAAGATGCCCCGACTCGGCGGGTTCGAAGCCCTGGTGGAGATCCGGCGCCAGGCGCCGGAGGCCTACGTGATCGTCTTGACCGGCTCCCCCAACCGGCCGCTGGCCGAGGCGTGCCGGGCCCGGGGTGCCGACGACTTTCTCCTCAAACCCTTCGACCCCGGCGAACTCCTGCGGCTCACCGCCGAGGCGTTTCGCCGCGACTGA